The following proteins come from a genomic window of Fontisubflavum oceani:
- the obgE gene encoding GTPase ObgE — protein MKFLDLAKVYIRSGGGGGGAVSFRREKYIEYGGPDGGDGGRGGDVWAEAVDGLNTLIDFRYQQHFFAKNGQPGMGKQRTGKDGDDIVLRVPVGTEILEDDEETVIADITEVGQRVLLAKGGNGGFGNLHFKSSTNQAPRRANPGLEGVERTIWLRLKLIADVGLLGLPNAGKSTFLAATSNARPKIADYPFTTLHPNLGVVGVDNAEFVVADIPGLIEGAHEGRGLGDQFLGHVERCSVLLHLVDGTAEDVAEDYRTIIHELEEYGGDLALKPRVTALNKIDALSDEERAEKRAALEAVAGPVMEMSGVARTGLVDVLRTVRAQVDADRLRLRAETEDPGPWRP, from the coding sequence ATGAAATTCCTCGATCTAGCCAAAGTCTATATCCGTTCTGGCGGCGGCGGCGGTGGGGCTGTGTCCTTCCGGCGGGAGAAATACATCGAATATGGCGGGCCCGATGGCGGGGATGGCGGGCGCGGCGGCGATGTCTGGGCCGAAGCCGTCGATGGGCTGAACACGCTCATCGATTTCCGCTATCAACAGCATTTCTTCGCCAAGAACGGCCAGCCCGGTATGGGCAAGCAGCGGACCGGCAAAGACGGCGATGATATCGTGCTGCGCGTGCCGGTTGGCACCGAGATCCTAGAAGACGACGAAGAGACGGTGATTGCCGACATCACTGAGGTGGGGCAACGGGTGCTGCTGGCCAAGGGGGGCAATGGCGGCTTTGGCAACCTGCATTTCAAATCCTCCACCAACCAGGCGCCGCGCCGGGCCAATCCCGGGCTTGAAGGGGTTGAGCGGACAATCTGGCTGCGGTTGAAGCTGATTGCGGATGTCGGCCTCTTGGGGCTGCCCAATGCGGGCAAATCTACTTTTCTGGCGGCGACGTCGAACGCACGCCCCAAAATCGCAGATTATCCATTCACCACACTACACCCCAATCTGGGGGTTGTCGGCGTCGACAATGCCGAATTTGTCGTGGCCGATATTCCAGGACTCATTGAGGGCGCGCATGAGGGCAGGGGGCTGGGCGACCAGTTCTTGGGCCATGTGGAGCGTTGCTCGGTGCTGCTGCATCTGGTTGATGGCACGGCCGAGGATGTGGCGGAGGATTACCGCACCATCATCCATGAGTTGGAAGAATATGGCGGCGATCTTGCATTGAAGCCGAGGGTGACGGCCCTGAACAAGATCGACGCGCTGAGCGATGAGGAACGGGCTGAGAAACGCGCCGCTCTGGAAGCCGTCGCTGGACCGGTGATGGAGATGTCTGGTGTCGCCCGCACCGGCCTGGTCGATGTGCTGCGGACCGTGCGGGCGCAGGTCGATGCGGACCGCCTGAGGTTGCGCGCCGAAACTGAGGACCCCGGACCGTGGCGCCCCTGA
- a CDS encoding glutamate-5-semialdehyde dehydrogenase gives MKDLTDNIPALMAEIGQRAKAAAADLAFARPEAKEAALNAAADAVWARRAEIIAANEKDMAFGREKGLSAAMLDRLMLDEDRVQSIVTGLRAVAGQADPVGETITEWDMESGLHIKRVRTPLGVIGVIYESRPNVTADAGALCLKSGNAVILRGGSESFHSSGLLVDCLNDGLCAAELPEDAVQRVPTRDRAAVQELLTMAETVDVIVPRGGKGLVGLVQREARVPVFAHLEGICHIYIDAAADPEKALKVTLNAKTRRTGICGAAECLLIHRDVVETIGQGVIKALIDAGVEVRADATLAKIDGTVAAEDDDFGREFLDMVIAAKVVDDIDGAIAHIRDYGSNHTDAIITEDDAAAMRFFTRLDSAILMHNASTQFADGGEFGMGAEIGIATGKMHARGPVGAEQLTSFKYLVTGDGTVRP, from the coding sequence ATGAAAGACCTGACCGATAATATCCCCGCCTTGATGGCCGAGATTGGCCAGCGCGCGAAAGCAGCTGCTGCAGACCTGGCCTTTGCGCGACCAGAGGCGAAAGAGGCGGCGCTCAACGCGGCGGCGGATGCGGTTTGGGCGCGGCGCGCCGAGATCATTGCGGCAAATGAAAAAGATATGGCGTTTGGCCGCGAGAAGGGCCTGAGCGCCGCGATGCTCGACCGGCTGATGTTGGACGAGGACCGGGTGCAAAGCATCGTGACCGGCCTCCGCGCCGTGGCGGGGCAGGCTGACCCTGTGGGCGAAACCATCACCGAATGGGACATGGAAAGCGGGTTACATATCAAGCGCGTCCGCACGCCGCTTGGTGTAATCGGCGTGATTTATGAAAGCCGCCCGAATGTGACGGCGGATGCGGGCGCGCTTTGCCTCAAATCAGGCAACGCCGTGATTTTGCGCGGCGGGTCCGAGAGCTTTCATTCCTCCGGGCTGCTGGTAGACTGTCTAAATGACGGACTTTGCGCCGCCGAGCTGCCCGAAGACGCGGTGCAGCGCGTGCCAACCCGCGACCGGGCGGCGGTGCAAGAACTCCTGACGATGGCCGAGACGGTGGATGTGATTGTCCCGCGAGGCGGCAAAGGCCTCGTGGGGCTGGTGCAGCGCGAGGCGCGGGTGCCGGTCTTTGCCCATCTCGAAGGCATTTGCCATATCTATATCGACGCCGCCGCCGACCCGGAGAAGGCGTTGAAAGTCACCTTGAACGCCAAGACCCGGCGCACGGGGATTTGTGGCGCCGCCGAGTGCCTCTTGATCCATCGTGATGTGGTCGAGACGATCGGGCAGGGGGTGATCAAAGCGTTGATCGATGCGGGCGTCGAAGTGCGCGCCGATGCGACCTTGGCCAAGATCGACGGAACGGTTGCCGCTGAGGACGATGATTTCGGGCGCGAGTTTCTTGATATGGTGATCGCCGCGAAGGTGGTGGACGATATCGACGGCGCGATTGCCCATATTCGCGATTATGGCTCGAACCACACTGATGCGATCATCACCGAGGATGATGCTGCGGCGATGCGGTTCTTCACCCGGCTCGATAGCGCGATCTTGATGCATAACGCCTCGACTCAATTCGCCGATGGCGGAGAGTTCGGCATGGGCGCGGAGATTGGGATTGCCACGGGTAAGATGCATGCGCGCGGGCCAGTGGGCGCCGAGCAATTGACCTCGTTCAAATATCTTGTAACCGGTGATGGAACGGTGCGGCCGTAA
- the pstA gene encoding phosphate ABC transporter permease PstA, with translation MSDATAEPRRVKSSLLATDDRTKRRNRAEARFRAYGMAAVIVGIMALILLLTSILSNGLSSFRQTFITFPVELVAERLDPAGNRDPAEMARVTTFGYAPLLGQAFVDHVAELGIETDLGPREMAAMISEEAPAQLRAMVLANPEIIGETVTLELLARGRIDGYFKGRVTMDSAERDRNVSPGQLTLADAMVDAGAIETRFNWNFITAPDASGQRPEAAGLGVAILGSFYMMIVVLVLALPIGVAASIYLEEFAPKNRVTDLIEVNISNLAAVPSIVFGILGLAIFINFAGLPQSAPIVGGLVLTLMTLPTIIIATRASLRAVPPSIRAAALGLGASKMQSVFHHVLPLAAPGILTGTIIGLAQALGETAPLLLIGMVAFVREYPSAPPEGFFDPASALPVQVYNWTQRSDPAFVERASGAIIVLLVFLIFMNAVAVLLRRRFERRW, from the coding sequence ATGAGTGACGCAACCGCAGAACCGCGCCGGGTCAAAAGCTCGCTTCTTGCAACCGATGACCGTACCAAGCGCCGCAACCGCGCCGAGGCCCGGTTCCGTGCTTATGGTATGGCGGCGGTCATTGTCGGGATTATGGCTCTGATCCTGCTGCTGACCTCGATTTTGTCGAACGGTCTGAGTTCCTTCCGGCAGACCTTCATCACTTTCCCCGTGGAATTGGTTGCCGAACGGCTCGACCCGGCCGGCAATCGTGACCCTGCGGAGATGGCCCGAGTCACGACCTTTGGCTATGCCCCGCTTCTAGGTCAGGCTTTCGTAGATCACGTGGCCGAGTTGGGCATTGAAACCGACCTTGGCCCGCGCGAAATGGCGGCGATGATCTCCGAAGAGGCGCCGGCGCAATTGCGCGCCATGGTCCTCGCCAACCCGGAGATCATTGGCGAGACCGTGACGCTTGAACTCCTCGCTCGTGGCCGGATTGATGGCTATTTCAAAGGCCGCGTGACGATGGACAGCGCCGAGCGGGATCGGAATGTCTCACCGGGACAGCTTACGCTGGCCGATGCAATGGTTGACGCTGGCGCGATTGAAACCCGCTTCAACTGGAACTTCATCACCGCGCCGGATGCGTCCGGCCAACGCCCCGAAGCCGCCGGTCTGGGCGTCGCGATCTTGGGCTCGTTCTACATGATGATCGTGGTGTTGGTTCTGGCCCTGCCGATCGGCGTCGCGGCCTCGATCTATCTCGAAGAGTTCGCGCCTAAAAATCGGGTGACCGACCTGATCGAGGTGAACATCTCGAACCTGGCGGCGGTTCCGTCGATTGTGTTCGGGATTCTGGGCTTGGCGATCTTCATCAACTTCGCAGGCTTGCCGCAATCGGCTCCCATCGTCGGCGGTCTGGTCCTGACGCTGATGACGTTGCCGACCATCATCATCGCGACCCGGGCCAGCCTGCGGGCCGTGCCGCCCTCGATCCGCGCGGCTGCCTTGGGGCTTGGCGCGTCGAAGATGCAATCGGTTTTCCATCACGTCCTGCCGCTGGCCGCGCCGGGGATCCTGACCGGAACGATCATTGGACTGGCGCAAGCCTTGGGCGAGACCGCACCGCTGCTTCTGATCGGGATGGTGGCCTTTGTGCGCGAATACCCGTCAGCCCCGCCGGAAGGCTTCTTTGACCCCGCTTCGGCGCTGCCGGTGCAGGTCTATAACTGGACACAACGCTCGGACCCTGCCTTTGTAGAACGTGCGTCTGGCGCAATCATCGTGTTGCTTGTGTTCCTGATTTTCATGAATGCGGTGGCCGTGCTTCTGCGCCGCCGGTTTGAGCGTCGTTGGTAA
- a CDS encoding substrate-binding domain-containing protein, which produces MSFAKLTVSALAVAAVSATAVAAQSRDNVQVAGSSTVLPYAAIVAEAFGENFEFPTPVVESGGSSTGLRRFCEGVGENTIDIANASRSIRDSEVATCAENGVTDIIEVRFGYDGIVFASDINGNSFEFTPSDWYLALAAELPVDGAMVSNPNSSWAQVRDGLPDQDIAAYIPGTRHGTREVFEENVILQGCEDTGAMEAMMGMGMDEDAAEEACLELRADGVSVDIDGDYTETLARISANPEGIGVFGLAFYQNNTDTLQVATMSGITPTVESIATGEYPVSRPLFFYIKAAHIGVIPGLKEYASFFVSDDIAGPFGPLAAYGLVADPELADTQSMIENEETM; this is translated from the coding sequence ATGTCTTTCGCTAAATTGACCGTATCCGCGCTGGCTGTTGCCGCCGTTTCGGCCACTGCCGTTGCTGCTCAAAGCCGCGACAACGTGCAGGTCGCCGGGTCCTCGACCGTGCTGCCCTATGCTGCGATTGTGGCCGAAGCGTTCGGTGAAAACTTCGAATTCCCGACCCCGGTTGTCGAATCCGGTGGCTCTTCGACCGGTCTGCGCCGGTTCTGCGAAGGCGTGGGCGAAAACACCATCGACATCGCCAACGCCTCGCGTTCGATCCGCGACAGCGAAGTCGCAACCTGCGCCGAAAACGGCGTGACCGACATCATCGAAGTGCGCTTCGGCTATGACGGCATCGTGTTTGCGTCTGACATCAACGGCAACTCGTTTGAGTTCACCCCGTCCGATTGGTACCTGGCCCTGGCCGCCGAGCTCCCCGTTGATGGCGCCATGGTCTCCAACCCGAACAGCTCCTGGGCGCAGGTCCGTGACGGTCTTCCCGATCAGGACATCGCGGCTTATATCCCCGGCACCCGCCACGGCACGCGTGAAGTCTTTGAAGAGAACGTAATCCTTCAGGGCTGCGAAGACACCGGTGCCATGGAAGCCATGATGGGCATGGGCATGGACGAAGATGCCGCAGAAGAGGCTTGCCTCGAGCTACGCGCCGATGGCGTCTCGGTCGACATCGATGGTGACTACACCGAGACCCTGGCCCGTATCTCGGCCAACCCGGAAGGCATCGGCGTCTTTGGTCTGGCCTTCTACCAGAACAACACCGACACGCTGCAGGTTGCCACCATGTCCGGCATCACGCCGACAGTGGAAAGCATCGCAACGGGTGAATACCCGGTCTCGCGTCCGCTGTTCTTCTACATCAAAGCGGCGCATATCGGTGTGATCCCGGGCCTGAAGGAATACGCTTCGTTCTTCGTCTCCGATGATATCGCTGGCCCCTTCGGCCCGCTGGCAGCCTATGGCCTCGTGGCCGATCCGGAACTGGCCGACACCCAGTCCATGATCGAAAACGAAGAAACCATGTAA
- the proB gene encoding glutamate 5-kinase, with amino-acid sequence MAPLTPDLTQAKRLVVKIGSALLVDRASGALRADWLKALAEDVARIKARGADVILVSSGSIALGRGALSLGDGALSLEQAQGAAAVGQIRLARAYEEALAPHEITTAQILLTLDDSGDRRRYLNTRATLGALLSLGVVPIVNENDTIATDEIRYGDNDRLAANVAVMAGADQLVLLSDVDGFYSANPGEDPSAKRFDLIEAITPEIEAMAGDAGSGLSKGGMKTKLMAAKTATVAGCAMAITEGSVERPLNALEHGGKATWFTATLDPQAARKRWIAAMKPKGVLTLDAGAVAALGRGKSLLPAGITGVTGSFKRGDPVELDGPDGSRLGLGLARYTAEEARAIAGHHSREIEPILGYPGRAALVHRDDMVL; translated from the coding sequence GTGGCGCCCCTGACCCCCGACCTGACCCAGGCCAAGCGCCTGGTGGTGAAAATCGGCTCGGCGCTTCTGGTCGACCGGGCCAGCGGTGCGCTGAGAGCCGATTGGTTGAAGGCTTTGGCCGAAGATGTGGCGCGGATCAAGGCGCGCGGCGCGGATGTGATCCTGGTTTCCTCCGGGTCGATTGCGCTCGGTCGCGGGGCATTGAGCCTGGGCGACGGCGCTTTGTCATTGGAGCAGGCGCAAGGCGCGGCCGCGGTCGGGCAAATCCGCCTCGCGCGCGCCTATGAGGAGGCGCTGGCGCCGCATGAGATCACCACGGCGCAAATTCTGCTCACCTTGGATGATAGTGGCGATCGGCGGCGCTATCTGAACACGCGGGCGACGCTTGGCGCGCTGCTGAGCCTCGGTGTGGTGCCAATTGTGAATGAGAATGACACGATTGCGACCGACGAAATCCGCTATGGTGACAATGACCGGCTGGCCGCGAACGTGGCGGTGATGGCGGGGGCGGATCAACTGGTGTTGCTCAGCGATGTGGACGGGTTCTATTCCGCCAATCCAGGTGAAGACCCGTCAGCCAAGCGGTTCGACCTGATCGAGGCGATCACGCCCGAGATCGAGGCGATGGCGGGCGATGCCGGTTCGGGCCTGTCCAAAGGTGGCATGAAGACCAAGCTGATGGCGGCGAAAACCGCGACGGTGGCGGGCTGCGCGATGGCGATAACCGAAGGCTCGGTGGAGCGTCCGCTGAACGCGCTGGAGCACGGCGGCAAGGCCACCTGGTTCACCGCCACGCTCGATCCGCAAGCCGCGCGGAAACGCTGGATTGCGGCGATGAAGCCGAAAGGCGTGCTGACGCTCGATGCAGGGGCTGTTGCGGCTCTGGGTCGGGGCAAATCGCTGTTGCCCGCCGGGATCACCGGGGTCACGGGCAGCTTCAAACGGGGCGACCCGGTGGAGTTGGATGGCCCGGATGGGTCCCGACTTGGGCTTGGCTTGGCCCGCTATACCGCCGAGGAAGCGCGGGCGATTGCGGGGCATCATAGCCGCGAGATTGAACCGATCTTGGGCTATCCGGGCCGCGCGGCTCTGGTGCATCGCGACGACATGGTGCTCTGA
- a CDS encoding trans-sulfuration enzyme family protein, whose protein sequence is MTDRSNSRPETLVRRTAFPESVSRAVVTPLQQSVVYASPSPDALDAQYEGTTKGYTYAREGHPNAEVLASKIDMLEGATGGLITGSGMAAVTAVLMGLLKAGDHVLGGDQLYGRSLRLMTQDLPRFGITTGLADPTDAAAFEAAITPETKMILVEVVSNPTLRVADMEGIAALARKHGLLLVVDNTFTTPFGYRPFDHGADVVIHSVTKLLAGHSDVTLGYAVAKDPAHQKAIYDFAVTTGLTPSPYECWLAERGLYTFPLRFDRAEANARALADHLATLPGVETVLYPGRSDHPDFARAQALLGGRDGNMVSFVIKGGRAEANRMIEAVPQLAFAPTLGDVGTTVSHPASSSHRALTPEARAVLGMTEGFFRVSVGIEEIDLLKADFSQALAAV, encoded by the coding sequence ATGACTGACCGCTCCAATAGCCGCCCGGAAACCCTTGTGCGCCGGACGGCGTTTCCTGAAAGCGTCAGCCGGGCGGTGGTCACGCCCTTGCAGCAATCGGTGGTCTATGCCTCGCCCTCGCCGGACGCGCTTGATGCGCAATATGAAGGCACGACGAAGGGCTATACCTATGCCCGTGAGGGGCATCCGAATGCGGAAGTGCTCGCCAGCAAGATCGATATGCTTGAGGGCGCGACGGGCGGGCTGATCACCGGCTCCGGCATGGCGGCGGTCACGGCGGTTCTGATGGGGCTTCTGAAAGCGGGCGATCATGTCTTGGGAGGCGATCAGCTTTATGGCCGTTCTCTCCGGCTGATGACGCAGGACCTGCCCCGCTTCGGCATCACGACGGGGCTGGCCGACCCGACCGATGCCGCCGCGTTTGAAGCGGCGATCACCCCTGAAACCAAGATGATCCTGGTGGAGGTTGTCTCGAATCCGACGCTGCGCGTGGCGGATATGGAGGGGATCGCCGCGCTGGCCCGAAAACATGGCCTCCTCTTGGTTGTCGACAACACCTTCACGACGCCGTTCGGCTACCGGCCGTTCGACCATGGCGCGGATGTGGTGATCCATTCGGTGACCAAGCTTTTGGCGGGGCATTCCGATGTGACCCTGGGATATGCGGTTGCGAAGGACCCGGCGCATCAGAAGGCGATCTATGATTTCGCGGTCACAACGGGCCTGACGCCGAGTCCCTATGAATGCTGGCTGGCCGAGCGGGGCCTCTACACCTTCCCGCTGCGCTTCGACCGGGCCGAGGCCAATGCGCGCGCGCTGGCTGATCATCTGGCAACGCTGCCAGGTGTCGAAACCGTGCTCTATCCGGGCCGTTCGGATCACCCAGACTTTGCCCGGGCGCAAGCGCTGCTTGGCGGGCGCGACGGCAATATGGTGAGCTTTGTCATCAAAGGCGGTCGGGCCGAGGCGAACAGGATGATTGAGGCGGTGCCGCAACTGGCCTTTGCGCCCACGCTTGGGGATGTGGGGACAACGGTGTCTCATCCGGCCAGCTCATCGCACCGGGCCTTGACGCCAGAAGCGCGCGCGGTCCTTGGCATGACCGAAGGGTTTTTCCGGGTGTCGGTGGGGATCGAAGAGATTGACCTTCTCAAAGCCGATTTCAGCCAGGCTTTGGCCGCCGTCTAA
- the pstC gene encoding phosphate ABC transporter permease subunit PstC, whose translation MPLLWIFVIVLVFGVVGYVMGRQRALASAGGDSRILHSLPNYYGTNVSIFTIVPALLVLSIWLILQPMVIERQVTSMISETAIEEAGSRSLVMSDVRRVAEGLDVAVEQGALTEDEAQSIRAEFTDVRARLGAVGVALGGEVTADVLRAAQRYRSLNATGNVMMTAAVLILAALGLAYAYVRTHQEFRARNMVERAVLSILILASTIAIMTTIGIVFSMLFETFNFFELYPWQDFFFGLEWRPSFEGGSELGLIPLLWGTLYVSFIALLVAVPIGLFAAIYMAEYAGPKVRSIAKPLIEILAGIPTIVYGLFALITVGPMLRDYFAEPLGLGSSSSSVMTAGIVMGIMLIPFVSSLSDDIINAVPQSLRDGSYGLGATQSETVKQVILPAALPGIVGAVLLAASRAIGETMIVVLGAGAAAKLDLNPFEAMTTVTVKIVGQLTGDTDFSSPEALVAFALGLTLFVITLGLNVLALYIVRKYREQYE comes from the coding sequence ATGCCTCTGCTTTGGATCTTCGTGATCGTGCTGGTGTTCGGCGTTGTGGGCTATGTGATGGGTCGTCAACGCGCGCTAGCCAGCGCCGGAGGCGACAGCCGCATCCTGCATTCGCTGCCGAATTACTACGGGACCAATGTGTCCATCTTCACCATTGTGCCCGCGCTTTTGGTTCTGTCCATCTGGCTCATCTTGCAGCCGATGGTGATCGAGCGGCAGGTGACGTCGATGATCTCGGAGACCGCCATCGAGGAAGCCGGCTCGCGCAGCTTGGTGATGTCCGACGTGCGGCGTGTGGCCGAAGGACTGGACGTCGCGGTGGAGCAGGGCGCGCTTACCGAAGACGAAGCGCAGTCGATCCGCGCAGAATTCACCGACGTGCGCGCCCGTCTTGGCGCTGTTGGCGTGGCGCTTGGAGGCGAGGTGACCGCCGATGTCTTGCGCGCCGCGCAACGGTACCGGTCGCTGAACGCGACGGGCAATGTGATGATGACGGCCGCCGTGCTCATCCTCGCCGCCCTTGGGCTGGCCTATGCCTATGTGCGGACGCATCAGGAGTTTCGGGCGCGCAACATGGTCGAACGCGCTGTGCTCTCGATTCTGATCCTGGCCTCAACCATCGCGATCATGACGACCATCGGCATCGTGTTCTCGATGCTGTTCGAGACCTTCAATTTCTTCGAACTCTATCCCTGGCAGGACTTCTTCTTTGGCCTGGAATGGCGGCCAAGCTTCGAAGGCGGGTCCGAGCTTGGCCTGATCCCGCTGCTTTGGGGCACGCTTTATGTCTCTTTCATCGCGCTCTTGGTCGCGGTGCCGATCGGACTTTTCGCAGCGATCTACATGGCGGAATATGCCGGGCCGAAGGTCCGCTCTATTGCGAAGCCGCTGATTGAAATCCTCGCCGGTATCCCAACCATCGTTTACGGGCTTTTCGCGCTGATCACGGTCGGGCCGATGCTGCGCGACTATTTCGCGGAGCCGCTTGGGTTGGGCAGTTCCTCCTCCTCGGTGATGACCGCCGGGATCGTGATGGGCATCATGCTGATCCCATTTGTCTCCTCGCTGTCGGATGACATCATCAATGCTGTGCCGCAAAGCTTGCGCGATGGGTCCTATGGCCTGGGCGCGACGCAATCGGAAACCGTGAAGCAGGTGATCCTGCCCGCCGCTTTGCCCGGCATTGTCGGCGCTGTGCTTTTGGCTGCGTCCCGCGCCATCGGCGAGACGATGATCGTGGTCCTTGGGGCAGGGGCCGCGGCCAAGCTTGACCTGAACCCGTTTGAGGCGATGACCACCGTAACCGTGAAGATCGTCGGCCAGTTGACCGGCGACACGGATTTCTCCAGCCCCGAAGCGCTGGTTGCCTTCGCCCTTGGTCTGACGCTCTTTGTCATCACCCTCGGGCTCAACGTTCTGGCGCTTTACATCGTGCGCAAATATCGGGAGCAGTACGAATGA
- a CDS encoding ATP-binding protein, with translation MPDIVIGSLLEAVPEPMLLLDAAGLIRAGNAPATELLGDWIIGRNYVTALRQPALLSRIEAAYATRENGEARFVQTDQAGETVFRITIRPLSQDVTGYDDVLLHFQDITHLREAEEMRRDFVANVSHELRTPLTAILGFIETLKGPARDDSEAQERFLGIMEDEARRMNRMISDLLSLSRVEGQERMRPSETVNLSDILASTIASLRQVAEEAGNRIEIEGAEAPVMVTGDSDQLTQVFLNLTENALKYAGADRPVVLRVSEETGTGSLKGPVVRVDVVDQGDGIDPLHLPRLTERFYRVDTHRSRAMGGTGLGLAIVKHIVNRHRGRLRISSELGQGSTFSVLLPKG, from the coding sequence ATGCCCGATATTGTCATCGGTAGCCTGCTGGAGGCGGTTCCGGAACCGATGTTGCTATTGGATGCGGCAGGGCTGATCCGGGCTGGAAACGCCCCCGCGACGGAGCTTCTCGGGGACTGGATTATTGGCCGGAATTATGTGACCGCGCTTAGACAACCTGCATTGTTAAGCCGGATCGAAGCCGCCTATGCCACGCGCGAAAATGGCGAGGCCCGCTTCGTTCAAACCGATCAGGCCGGTGAGACGGTGTTTCGCATCACGATCCGGCCGCTTAGCCAGGATGTCACGGGCTATGATGACGTTTTGCTGCATTTCCAAGACATCACGCATCTGCGCGAAGCCGAGGAGATGCGCCGCGACTTCGTCGCCAATGTGAGCCATGAGTTGCGCACGCCGCTGACGGCCATCTTGGGCTTCATCGAAACCTTAAAAGGCCCGGCCCGCGATGACTCGGAGGCGCAAGAGCGTTTCCTGGGGATCATGGAGGATGAAGCCCGGCGGATGAATCGGATGATCTCTGATCTGCTTTCGCTCAGCCGAGTCGAGGGTCAGGAACGGATGCGCCCGTCGGAGACCGTGAATCTGTCGGACATTCTGGCCAGCACCATTGCCTCGCTCCGCCAAGTGGCGGAGGAGGCCGGCAATCGGATTGAGATCGAGGGCGCAGAGGCGCCCGTGATGGTGACCGGCGATTCCGACCAACTGACGCAGGTTTTCCTGAACCTCACCGAAAATGCGCTCAAATATGCCGGGGCTGACCGGCCTGTGGTGCTCAGGGTCAGTGAAGAGACCGGCACAGGATCTTTGAAGGGCCCGGTGGTTCGCGTCGATGTGGTGGATCAGGGCGACGGGATCGATCCGCTCCACCTGCCACGCCTGACCGAGCGATTCTATCGGGTCGATACGCATCGCAGCCGGGCCATGGGCGGCACCGGGCTTGGCCTCGCGATTGTGAAACATATCGTCAATCGCCATCGCGGGAGGTTGCGGATTTCCAGCGAACTGGGGCAGGGGAGCACGTTTTCGGTCCTCTTACCAAAGGGTTAA
- the pstB gene encoding phosphate ABC transporter ATP-binding protein PstB — MNDMRAVERNVDTNELKIAARGVDVFYGETHAIKAVDVDIVDNTVTAFIGPSGCGKSTFLRCLNRMNDTIDVARVTGEIKLDGEDIYDPKVDPVQLRAKVGMVFQKPNPFPKSIYDNVAYGPRIHGLAKDKAALDEIVEKSLRRAALWEEAKDRLDQPGTGLSGGQQQRLCIARAVATNPEVLLMDEPCSALDPIATAQVEELIDELRSRFSVVIVTHSMQQAARVSQKTAFFHLGELVEFGETGHIFTNPDDPRTESYITGRIG; from the coding sequence ATGAATGATATGCGAGCAGTGGAGCGCAACGTGGACACCAATGAGCTAAAAATCGCGGCGCGCGGTGTGGATGTTTTCTATGGCGAGACCCACGCGATCAAGGCGGTCGATGTGGATATCGTCGACAACACCGTGACGGCCTTCATCGGCCCCTCGGGTTGCGGTAAATCCACCTTCCTGCGCTGTCTGAACCGGATGAATGACACGATTGATGTGGCGCGCGTGACCGGTGAGATCAAGCTTGATGGCGAAGACATCTATGACCCCAAGGTGGACCCGGTGCAGCTCCGCGCCAAGGTTGGCATGGTGTTTCAGAAGCCAAACCCGTTCCCGAAGTCGATCTATGACAATGTGGCCTATGGGCCGCGCATTCACGGGCTGGCGAAAGACAAAGCCGCGCTCGACGAGATCGTAGAGAAATCCCTGCGCCGCGCGGCGCTGTGGGAAGAGGCGAAGGACCGCTTGGATCAGCCTGGCACCGGGCTTTCGGGTGGGCAGCAGCAACGTCTTTGCATTGCGCGCGCTGTGGCCACGAACCCTGAAGTGTTGCTGATGGATGAGCCCTGCTCAGCACTCGACCCGATCGCGACGGCCCAGGTCGAAGAGCTAATCGACGAGTTGCGGAGCCGGTTTTCGGTCGTGATCGTGACCCACTCGATGCAGCAAGCCGCACGGGTGAGCCAGAAGACAGCGTTCTTCCATCTGGGTGAACTGGTCGAATTTGGCGAGACGGGCCACATCTTCACCAATCCCGATGATCCGCGCACGGAAAGCTACATTACGGGCCGTATTGGCTAA